A single window of Oreochromis aureus strain Israel breed Guangdong linkage group 5, ZZ_aureus, whole genome shotgun sequence DNA harbors:
- the soat2 gene encoding sterol O-acyltransferase 2, producing the protein MTTTEADSRVHNRNIKARQSSDNSSSAGNHDKVAEEDARQWERCTEKIKIKVMEQVQDQLNEILDRVLTESVQSLSNTQSTVNGKTKNISSSRSQRMDDGKVFMARASLLDELFEISHIRTIYHMFIAVLLIFFLSTLAVDYIDQGRLVLEFDLLFYAFGKLGTVTVAWAIMFSYTLIVPYYTLLFWGSLYHKVPSKLGLSLGTGLILSVIQTCILGVFPIYVVVHHQLPPASRFIVILEQIRFLMKTYSFLRETAPVIMKNAPKEGENPRFPTFSSYLYFLFCPTLIYRESYPRNRHIRWNYVGITLGMILGCLFYGYFILVRLCVPVFRTQTNVPFSKRTMVLAIFHSILPGIMLLLLCFFAFLHCWLNLFGELLRFADRMFYKDWWNSTSFANYYRTWNIVVHDWLYYYGYRDFLWLSNRKFRTAAMLSVFIVSAVVHEYALAMGFGFFYPVMFLLFAVFGVAFNFTMNDKRQSPVCNIIMWVCLFIGQGVQVCLYCQEWYAQIYCPRTGNSFWELVMPRSWSCSYQR; encoded by the exons ATGACGACCACAGAGGCTGATAGCAGGGTACATAATCGGAACATCAAGGCCCGACAGTCATCTGACAACTCAAGCTCTG CTGGCAATCATGATAAGGTGGCGGAAGAAGATGCGAGGCAGTGGGAAAGATGTACTGAG AagatcaaaataaaagtcatggAGCAGGTTCAGGATCAGCTCAATGAAATTCTAGACAGAGTTCTGACTGAGTCCGTCCAGTCCCTCTCCAACACCCAGTCAACGGTAAAtggaaagacaaaaaatataaGCTCATCCAG ATCTCAGAGAATGGATGATGGCAAAGTGTTTATGGCCAGGGCGTCACTGCTGGA tgAACTGTTCGAGATCAGCCACATCCGGACCATTTACCACATGTTCATAGCTGTTCTCCTCATCTTCTTTTTGAGCACTCTGGCTGTTGACTACATCGATCAGGGCAG GTTAGTGTTGGAGTTTGACCTGCTGTTCTACGCCTTTGGGAAGCTGGGCACGGTCACTGTAGCCTGGGCCATCATGTTTTCTTACACGCTGATCGTTCCCTATTACACCCTGCTGTTTTGGGGCTCTTTGTACCACAAAGTCCCCTCCAAGTTGGGGCTGTCTCTGGGGACGGGGCTGATCCTGTCTGTCATACAGACCTGCATACTTGGAGTCTTCCCCATCTATGTTGTTGTGCACCACCAGTTGCCACCTGCATCGCGGTTTATTGTGATATTGGAGCAG ATTCGATTCCTGATGAAAACCTACTCGTTCTTAAGAGAAACGGCTCCTGTTATCATGAAGAATGCTCCAAAGGAAG GAGAAAATCCCAGATTCCCAACATTCTCCAGCTATCTGTACTTCCTCTTCTGTCCAACACTCATTTACAGGGAATCATACCCTCG AAATCGCCACATACGATGGAACTATGTTGGTATTACTCTTGGCATG ATTTTGGGGTGCCTGTTCTACGGCTACTTTATCCTGGTGCGTCTCTGCGTGCCGGTCTTCAGAACCCAGACCAACGTACCTTTCAGTAAACGAACAATGGTTCTGGCTATTTTTCACTCTATATTACCAG GAATAATGCTCctcctgctgtgtttctttgCCTTCCTGCACTGCTGGCTCAACCTCTTCGGGGAGCTCCTGCGTTTTGCTGACAGAATGTTCTATAAG gaCTGGTGGAACTCTACGTCTTTTGCTAACTATTACCGTACCTGGAACATAGTGGTTCATGACTGGCTGTATTACTATGGATACAGGGACTTTCTTTGG ctgtcaaaCAGGAAATTCCGAACTGCTGCCATGCTCTCGGTTTTCATCGTCTCTGCCGTCGTCCACGAGTATGCTTTGGCCATGGGGTTCGGCTTCTTCTACCCCGTCATGTTCTTGCTCTTTGCTGTCTTTGGAG TGGCATTCAACTTCACCATGAACGACAAGCGACAGAGCCCTGTCTGCAATATCATCATGTGGGTGTGTCTCTTCATCGGTCAGGGTGTGCAGGTGTGCCTGTACTGCCAGGAGTGGTACGCCCAGATATACTGCCCACGGACAGGG AATAGTTTCTGGGAGCTGGTGATGCCTCGATCTTGGTCCTGCAGCTACCAGAGATGA